In the Phoenix dactylifera cultivar Barhee BC4 unplaced genomic scaffold, palm_55x_up_171113_PBpolish2nd_filt_p 000090F, whole genome shotgun sequence genome, GGTAAGGCAGGAGATCAAAGGGCTTCTTGGTATGAGGGAGCAGGAGGAACCTTAGAGCTACTTGGGTGTTCCTATCACTAGGAAGAGGCTGCGGGTGTCAGAGTGTCATAGTTTGTTACAGCATATTCAAGAGCGGCTAGAGGGTTGGAAGGTGGCCTGTCCATCCATGATGAGCAAAGTGACTCTGATCAGGCTGGTCCTGAGTTCTATGCATGTATACCTTATGTCCAATACAGTAGTTCCGAAGACTGTGCTGATGAGTATCGATCAGCTTCTTCGGAGTTTCCTATGGGGATCCTATGGGGGTGGCCACAGTGTGCATTTGTTGGCTTGGGAGACGATTTGCCAGCCGACCTGCGAGGGAGGGTTGGGGGTGCAGTCTCTTCTGATGAGGAGAGAGGCGTTGATTGCCTAGCATACAGTGAGATTTGTCTTGGAGCCACAGTATTTCTAGAGTCAGGGGATGACAACTCGATATGGTCTGGTGTAGACTGGTGAGGCAACCCAAAGTGGCCGAAGGTGCTCCTCTATCTAACAGGAGATCCGCAGGTATGTGCCTATGACCATGTCTAACTCCAGGTGGCTGATCGGGGATGGGCGGAGTGTGGATGCAGTGGAGGATCCTTGGATAGACTCACTCCCGGTGTGGCTCTGGCCGACTATGGTCAACCTCGGGGCCCTGGATGGACTTCGAGTATGCGTCTTCTTCGCCTAGGAGGGGATGGGTGGGATACCATCCAGATTGGTCGGTTGTTTGGAGATCATCTGGCAGAGAGAATCCAGTTGCTTCCGATCCTGGGGAATGCCAGTCTAGTCGTCAAGGTGTGGAGTACATCCTGCAAACTCAGGGTCGGAGTAGGTGATGTCTCCTGCTTACTCTAGAGTGTGCAGCAGCCAGGGTTGGACTGTGCCTGGATCTGGTGATTTGGTCTCCACACGAGGGTGGCCTTAATCCTCTGAAAGGTGGCCTGAGGCAGGCTCTCGACGAGAGTGGTGTTGTGTAGGAGGGATTGGGCATTCACCCCTAGTGCCTTAAATGCTAGGTGGATGAGACTGTGGACCACATCCTGTTCCAGTGTGAACGTGCTAGGAGGGTTTAGAGGCTAGCTGCGCCCTCGCCAGACGTTTGATGTCACTCAGCGTCTTTCCTGCAAGTGCTCAAATAGTGGGCTATCACCCCGCAGTCTCAGCAGACGGGTATTGGGGTGACTTATACTGCttatcagatctggctggccaAGAATGCCTGAACTTTTGAAGAAAGCTGTCCCTCGCCGAGGTTTGTTGTGGAGCGGGCCCGGGCTCAAGCAGCAAAGATTAGTTAGACGGATTTCTTGGCTGAACCTTTGATAGCTCAGAACACTTGGGGCTTTACTTCTGCTTATATAGCATCTCGATTGGTGTTCATCACCTGGGAGCCTCCACCTCTGAGTTTTCTTAAGGTCAGTTTCGATGGATGCGTGCAAGATGGCGGCAGGAGGGGAGGGGCAGGTTTTGTTATCACAGGCCCGGATTCCAGGAGGGTTGTGGTTGCTCGTTGCCAGATCTTCGACACCTCGATCTCGAAGGCTGAGCTGAGGGTGGCATAGATTGGTCTAGGTTATGCTCGGCGTGTATTGCAAGCTAGAGCTGTACTGCTTAAGGGAGATTCGGTTACGGTTATTAGTTGGGTCCAGCGGAGTGTTGGCGGCATAGGTGAGTACCACCCCTTAATTCAAGACATCCGAGCATTGGTCTGTGGCGAGGTGGCCTTTCAGGCTAAGCACATCTACAAAGAGGCCAACGGGGTTGCCGACTAGATAGCTTCATACGTGGCCAACCACTCTAGAGACACTCTTTGGGTTGGAGAGAGGGAGTTACCTAGTGCGCTCTAGGATATGTTTTCTTTTTACCTTATCGAGTAGAAGATCATTTGCAAACCTAGATGTAAATATATAAGGATTGGTAACTTTTTTAGGAAAACATCGAGTTTGCATTGGATAACTTGAAGCTAAAAAATATCACCGATGAAAAAGTAACAAAACTGCCTATTTTAACTTGCTCGTAGTCAAAGAGTGATGTCGAGATATTCGCCAAACACAAATATAGCTGTCATCGATAAGAGGCATTTCCCAAATACAACTATAGCTGGCATTCATTATAGGCGTTAAATTAACTTGTAACCTTGAGAATATATAGTCAAACTAGCCACATTAATTTATATCCTTTTAATAAAGTGAACAATTGCTTAAGGCACCAAAGTCATGTAACTATTTGCTTAATGATGAATGAGAATCAATCGAGTCACCTATAGTATATCATCTCAAGAACATCTCATCACGTCTGATGTCATGGTGCCAAGAATGAAGGCAAGGTTTGCCAGACCAATACCGAAGGCTATACCAACCAGCTATCAGTTCGATATGATACAAAAACATGCCGTACCGAGCCTAAGTGAACTAGAGACAACGAATCGAGAGAACaggaggggagagagggagaaaacCCTAATAATAACCCTATAAGGAGGAGAATTGGGTGTGCGAAGAGAAGACGAaggggagaaagagggagagggaaaaggaaaaagatagaAAGGCATATGGGGCATTGACATCGATCAAGTGTTGTCAGTGTCGACATTGGTGTTGATTGAGGGCATTGGCTTTGGCATTGATGTTGAATGATGATGGTGGCATCATCTCAAGTATTGGCGGAGCATTCAGCGACTGCATGGTAAGGCTTCGAAGCTCTAATCAGGcaaaaggggagagagagagagagagagggagaagggggcagAGAGAGAAGGGTTTGAGGGGGTCTCGGAGGTTTTACAGATCAAACCATCCCGACAAGTCGAATCATCCTGGTTCTTGGTTGGGTTGGGATGGTTCGGCAAATCCTGAATGAAGGCTTAACATCATCTACTTGTCAAAGATACTATAGTATAACACCTCGTGTTGGTCATCTCAATCATTATATCTAGCTTCACATAGGCTGCATAATTTGCTAAACAATAAGCAAATTATATCAATCTTTAATGAAGATCACTGCACTGTGAGTATTTCGGGCATACTCACGACTGTATGTAGTGAGACGCCagtgcaccaaaaaaaaaaaaatgaagatcaCATGTTGTTCAAGCCAAGGCAAAGTGCTTATCATACTCACGCACCTTCTCATTCTCCTTAATTAGGATGGTTTCGACTTTACAAATATTGAATGAAGGTTGTTCACTGGATGTTACAAGGAAAGTGCATTTATACTATCCACGAATGTAAAATATATAAGCAAAATAGGAACAATAACAcataaaaacaaaatcaattaaatctaTCATAATAAGTCACATATAATGCTACTAATAAACTTCACAATCCTAATTGATCATGAAACACAAAAGCATCTCGAGCCAATGTCCTGGTCACTGCCTCCTTGGGCCAACCAACATCACTTGTTGGTAAATAGCCTAGAGGGATCTCCTCCATTTGCTCTTGTACATAGTTAGTTTCCCCCTTGATGTGCTTCAACACTTTATGCAACTTTAGTCTCTTCTACCAGTGTGACGGCTGAAGTATATGATTTCAGGTTTCAACAATACAAATGTTGAATAAAGCTTGTTCAAATGATTGCACAAGGAAAAGTGCATTTATGTTATGCATGAATGTAAAATATATAAGCAAAAGAGGAAAAATAATGCATAAGAACATAATCCATTAAATCCATCACAATAAGTtatatatatgctactcataaaATTCACGATCCTACTTGATCATGAAATGCAAAAGCATCCCGATCCAATGGTCTACAATGCCTCACTAGGCCTACCAACATCTCTTGTTGGTAAAGAGTCTGGAGTAATCTCCTCTAGTTGTTCTTGGACCTAATTTTCCCCCTTGATGTGCTTCAACATCTTATGAAACCTAGGCTCTTCCACcaacatgacggctgaggtatATGGTTTCAACCATACAAATGTTGAACAATGCTTGTTCACGGGATTTCAAAACAAAGGTGCATTTATGTTATGCATGAATGTAAAATACATAAGCAAAATAGGAACAATAATACATAAGAACATAATCCATTAAATCCATCATAATAAGTTATGCATATGGTACTCATAAACTTCACAGTCCTAACTAATCATGGAATGCAAACGCATGTCGATCCAATGGTCTAGTCATTGCCATCACTGGGCCTACCAAAATTTGTTGTCAATAAATAGCTTAGAATAATCTCCTCCATTTGTTCATGTACATAAGGGTTTCCTCTTGATATGTTTCAACACAAGATTTGCCGAATCAGGCCGAACCATCCGGTTCAAGCAGTACCGAACTAACCGGGGCGAAACCGGATCAGTTTGCCATTTAAATTCGGTTCCGGCTCCTATGAGCCGAAACCGCAAAGGGACCGACCGGAATCGATCCTTTTCGAGTCGAAACCAGCCGATTTGATGCTGACTCAATGCGAACCGGTCGGTTTGCACCAAGTCAACCCGGTTTTGACCGGATTGACTATGGGCACTGTGGCATTATTGCGGCCATTGCGGCATTATTGCTACAAATGCGAACCGATCGGTTTGCACCGAGTCAACCCGGTTTTGACCGGATTGACTATGGGCACTGTGGCATTATTGCGGCCATTGTGGCATTATTGCTACATTGCCACTATGGCAATAATGCCACGGTGGCCGCAAAATGCCTTTAAAAGCCACTGAAGGTGTTGGGAAGGCCCAAGAAGGCCTTCCCAACGGAATTTAACACAGGCTGTCACTTTCTCTTTCCAAAAAAGCCACAAACAAGATTCAGACTATCAGAAGAAAAAGCCAAGGCAAAATAAGTtgtgctttctctctcctatattcttcattcttttttttgagaggaggcttgaaaaaatagctcaaaaattataaaataagagaaaatcACGCCAAATTTTTTGATTTGGGCTTGATATTTTTTATATGGTGTAAATCTATGGACGATGTACACACtaacataaaaaattttaatttttggattacatataatttttaaaaattaaaaacatatttttagataaaaaaggatatttttttaaaaaaatgtaaaatcagaaacATATTTAAGGACATGCAAGTTACTCTCTATAAAAAAATTTGGTGTCCATTCATTCAAATTTTGATTCAATCATGCGCATAATAGCCCAatcctaaattttaaaaaaaatgagaaataagTAGTCTTTTATGCATGTTCGAGAgcctagaaaaatatatatagcattTATTATTGGATCTAAGctgaaattaaattttaaaatattaatatttaaaaataattttaaatataaaaataatttcaaatatataattaattccaaaaattacaaaataattAGTAGTACATATTAGATAATTCAGAAGTAATATCTGAGgtagaaatcatatttttctgtatttatgatatataaatatttttttaaaattaaaaaaatattaaaatatatataaataaatataaaaaataggtttatgtattagataaatcaaatacattttttgagataaagaatATTGATGTCGTATTAATATTttgttaattttaaataattgataaactgaCATACTTGATAAATCTGCACGAATGAAGCCATCAAGGAAAAAAAGATCCAGAGCATAATATTGGCTAGAAGCATAGGCAAATGCTCTCAAGCCGGCACCATTGGCAGTCCAACTGGTGCAACACAGAGTTTAAAAAAGGAGTGGTAACAAGGTTGAAGCAGCACTTCGCTGGTGGTTATTCCGATGTATTTATATATCGGAAATGCCCACAAAAGGTTCAGTAGCTAATGAAGAAGCACTTCGCTGATTTCAGAGCAGCAAACGAGAAGATTACCAAAATGAAGGCGGAGGTGGACTGTCGAGCGGTAGAGTCACCTTTCTATCACTCCAGAAAGTCAGAAAAGGTGTCTGCTCCAAATGACGAGGAGGCACTGATCCAAACTGCCATGCAGGCGAGCCTAAATGATCAGTGATAGCTGGATGAGGTGGCCCAGCATAGAGCTCGATTTGGACCCTCGTACTACGAGTCAGGCTCCAGTTCTACGAACAGCAAGGCAGTTGATCAGCTACAGCCATAGGAAACGCAGTCACCACATAACTCATTGTCCAAGACACTCTCAGAGATAGCCAACTGACAAGGCCACTACACTATCCGGTGGACTCGGCTAGGAGGGCAACATAGCCAAATAGAGAGAAGCACGAAGGGTAAGAATGCAGCTATCCAgcacaccaaaaaaaataaaaggcaccTGTAGCCCCAATGGAGAGTATCAAAGAATCTTGGAGCAGCAGCGATGACAGTTTCGGTAGTCATGGATCTGCTGGCCATGAAGAAAGTGCAAGAGAGAAGACCACTATTTATGAGACACAGTCGCAGAGTGGTCCTCAATATATCAGTGATCCCAGTTTACGCATGCTATATACTAAGGAACCACGATGCACGATCTGGTAGAGTCCGCGATGATACGATTGCATATAAAACACAGGCTTCTCGAGGTGATTCAGGAGGACACAATGCAGCTACAGATGACCTCGCACGTGGAGTAGAATTCATAGATGTATCAGATTCCGAGTCGTATACTGGATCCTATTATCTACAGCCACAGGCAGCTCATGACCCATACAGATACGGATATGGATCTGGTGCATCAGAGGCATCTTTTCGTGGCTACTATCCTAGACAGCCCAGAGCATCTCACGGGTCGAATTTTGCTACCGATATATTCGGATGGGCCCCTCCACAGCCGTATTATCAACCAAAGGACATCTGTCAGAGCTAAAGCTTCAACGAAAAATTCAAGAGTGCTTATGACCCGGCGCGCgttccttatgggatgaacGTTCAAGACTACAATGTCGTTTGGTTAAAGGATGGGTTGATATGTCTTCTAACTATGCTTATGATCCagatatctagaataatcatcgcCACTAgatccgattttagatatcggtatgtatgttgtactttaaatgtatatcagtgattatattattttatattttttacgtCACTACTtaaattaaggatattttatgttattcttTGTAGCATACAATATCTTACTAATCAATTTATGATTtgtataattttaaaacaataaaatgtaTCATTAGATTAAACCGAGAtcatagaaatatcaaaaaatatcaagACAACACCaaacaaaaagtcaaattgcacttaaaaatattgaaaaacttcaaaaagtataattaccaattaaatattcttgaaaaataaaaaaaattgggtaTGTCGGTATGGAACCGACACGCCCTAGCCGTACCGGTTCTGGttcggtaccgaaccgtaccgACCACCGACCAGTACAAGTCCCAGTACTGATTCGGCAGTCCATGCTTCAACATCTtatgcaacttgagctcttctacCAACGTGACGGTTGAGATATTGTACAAAATATGATATAGGAGCTCCAACATGGACAATGTTCAAGTTGCTTATAAAGTTTTGCaccaaatagcttctcaaacaGCATTACAACATGCTATATATTCCGCTTTTGTTGAAGATATAGTTGTTGTTCTCTACTCGTTGAAAGCTTAGAAGATTGCTCCACCATATAAGTACACATAACCTGATGTACTGTTATAAACTCCCCAATCTGCATAATAGCAATGTTGCTCCCTTAGAATGGATCCTTGACACCAAGGTATATCGTCTTTTGTACCGCGTAAGTTTCAAAGGATTTGTTAGATAACCACCAAGTTAACCTAAGATTATGATAACATCCACTAAGGCTGTCACTCCAACCCATAAACTTGGTACCTAACCAGGACCCAACTTGGATGTGCCAATGAATTGGTTAAGTATGAGTCCAAAGtcagaacgaatgaaaattttgGATCTGGTCTATGAAAGATATACCTAACTCAAACTCGGCCTGACCTAACCCAGCAAAGCCTAGTTTGGTTCCTAGCTAACCCCTCACAAAGTGGTGGTATCTATTTAATAAGCCAAGCACCACCACTTTTTGGGTGGTTAACTGGGCCAATCAATGCCCACTTACCCAGCTAGCTTGGTCAAAGGTATTTCGAGGGGGCATAACTTTAACCGCTTGGTTAAGCTCCGTTTCCCTCATTTTCTCCCCATCTGACAACCTTCTGCCTTCACATTTTACATTTTCTTATTGCTGCCTTCTTTATCTATATAAGTTAACCACCTAACAAATGTTTTTTCCCACATTTTTGTTGTGGTTAGCTGAGCAACAATCGAAACACTTTTCAGCTTCATGGTTAAATGTCTAAGATGTGGATGCCGATGGCTAAGGCTATCCACCCCCTAGTTAGCTATCCAAGAATCAAACTAGGCCTAAGGGGATATATACGGGCATTGATGTGAggtttcaagagttgaaaacacCTAAACCGACATGGTCCTGACCAATTAGACACCTAAACCGACATGGTCCTGACCAATTACCTAGTTTATTATACGCACATATGGATAATATTAGTTGTACTTATATACCTTCTAAGATCTTAACATAAAAAACtttgttttatatttaattgGGGAGGAAGAATAAAACTAATCACATGAACATATTTAGGAATTTATGTTTGACTTTAATTTAAGTATATCATTTCAATTTTTTAGTCAATCATTGTTATATAGTTAACTGTCAACTACTTGTTCAATTGTAATGGAAGAAACAAAAACATGGTCatgttttcattttttaaagcatgaatTGGATGTTCCATTTATAAACATTCCCAAGAATGGATGATTTTAGCTTGATTAGTAACTCAAGATATATTACTTGGTATCCGATGGGAACCTGGAACTGAACCACACCCAACCCAAATCCGATGCACATTGGGTGGGGTACAAGTCTTAACATACCCAAATCCAATTCAAAGACCCGATGGGTCGATGATATTTTTAATACCTACACCCGAACAGCACCTTCAACGGGTCGGATTTGAAACAAATATGACTGCCCTATGACTCAATACCACATCAAAATAAATACCTACAAGTGTAAAGCATCGTGTACATAAGACCATTGACTCCACTAGACTATGGGACACTATCTCTTTCTCAACCATTGACCATCGATCATCACTTAGCTTCAAACCCTTATCAATTTGAGTATCCATCAGTTTACAATTTTCTATTTCAAACTCTAACATTCTTCCAATACAAACCTATGCCAACCCCACTAATCTTTGGATCTGTTTTAGATGATTCTGACACCTATATATAATTGTCTTGAATGTCTTTGTAGAAGAAGACAACCACAGGGGAAATTGATGTTTGATTTCAATAATTGAAATAATTGACGATAGGCTTCAATAATTGAAATAACTGATTATGATttcaataataatttttatatcatTTCCAGCAACAAGCCCGCCTGGCTGCAACGAAGTatagggaaaagaaaaataagaactcTCCATGATGTGAGATATTCCCAATTTTTCAGCAAAAGAAACAAATGGAAAACCACATCTTCTTAGGAAAATAAGTTTCCCAAGAAATTTTCCTTGCGAGCAAACAAATGCTCAAGAATACCATTAACATATAGTACAAGGAAGTGAAATCTTTTATGCTTCATATGAACCAATGGTCTTATATTCATAATAACAAACATAAACAATGTGACGACTTTATGTAATTTCATAAACCATTACCGAAAGATTGTAGCATCTAGCCTGCATACTGCATATGTAGTATGTCTGACATTCAGGCAGTTGGTATTCCAtaaacattttaaaaaataaaagaaaatacataACATGCAACACCAGCAACAATAAGagcaacaacaataataatgaCATGAGAGGATATCTATGAAGCACTAAATACTTAACAGCgataattataatttattaacAAATTAACCCAATTAGCAAGACCTGCAGCTGTAATCCTTAATCATAAACTACTGCATACTTAATCAGAACATAAACTCTTCCAGACTGAACAATTCCAACCAACAATAATAGCCAATATCATCTAAACCAAGTTGCTTCCAAACAGGGCCAAAAGAAACTTATGATCAAGCTGAAACCCACAATCTTcaacttaattaaaaaaaatatggcacAATCGGCATACCTGTAGTAGCATTGGACCCAGACGGAGTCGAAGCTGCAAACGGGGAAAGAAAAACACCCAGAAAGGACGGTCGATTAGACGGgatcaaaaaatgaaaaaggaaaaaaaataaagaagaagaagaagaagaaaaagaaaagaaaaattcagggatttttgttttattaaggAACTTGGTCGGCAAGAGATTCCATCCACGCGATCTTTATCGGACGGCTCAACTGATCCGGATCAGATCGCGAGAGAAGGACGCGGCGGAGAAAACAAGGAATGGCAAGGTGGGAAAGGGAAAGAACTCGATGACGTTACACCTACCGGTGGCGGTGGTGTTGGACTTGGAGCAGATGGACGTGCCGGCGTCGACGCCGCAGTTTTTGGCGAGCTTGAGGGCCTGCTCGATGTCAACCTTGAAGGCCTGGAGGACGGTCTTGTCGTTGAAGAGCGAGCAGAGGCAGGCCGTCTCATCCTTCGCCGCCTGCTTCAGCGGCCCGCAGCACGACTCCGGCGGGCTCGTCGAGTTCAGATAGTTCGCGCACGGCACCAGCTTCGACGCGCACGCCGGCACCTGCTGCGCCGATCCGGTCACCGCCGCCATGAGCAACGCCACCGCCAGTGCCACCACCGCAGCCGCCGCACCGCCATTCTCCCCTCGGATCGCCATCTCCGCAACCGCCGCTCTGAACGCCAACGCTGATCGGATCTGAACGCCAACGCCCCCCCACCGTGCCACGCTATTTGTATAGCTCGCTTTTTTCGGGGTGTGGCGAACCGCGCAAAAGACAGCTGTTTCGCTGGGCCACCCGGCAAAGAGTGTGGATGCCAGCGCGGTCCGTGAGTTGGTGCGCTTTGGGTCTGCCGTCGCTTTCGAAAATGGAGTGGGAAAAGCGTGCTCCCACGCCGCACCGGCCTcccaaacaaataaaaaaaaatgtgagTTTCCAAAGTttttagattttaaaaaaattatagtgaAACCCTTCTAATTTTGAACAtcttgtattttaattttaaaaaatttccgACCAACCCTTCAACTTTCCAAATCGTCCCAAACAA is a window encoding:
- the LOC103721841 gene encoding non-specific lipid transfer protein GPI-anchored 8-like, whose product is MAIRGENGGAAAAVVALAVALLMAAVTGSAQQVPACASKLVPCANYLNSTSPPESCCGPLKQAAKDETACLCSLFNDKTVLQAFKVDIEQALKLAKNCGVDAGTSICSKSNTTATASTPSGSNATTGGPIHDSQTNIVLSML